The following are from one region of the Chloracidobacterium sp. genome:
- the xerD gene encoding site-specific tyrosine recombinase XerD yields MTRDLIREYISYVRVEKGLAKNSLEAYERDLRKLAAWADKNALEMLTLSRTDLREWLIDLSRAKVSENSKRRLISAIRGFYKFLMTDGHISKSPAEDLDTPQKSFYLPRFLNQTEIEQLLLAPDTSTETGLRDRAILELMYACGLRVSEVVNLQIRDADIDAGILTTIGKGSKTRRIPIGTSAVEWLKSYLALRRKHEHVEIENLFVSTHGSPLNRQAIYAFIKEYAESCGFEGVSPHTLRHSFATHLIQNRADIRSVQQMLGHADISTTQIYTHITDAHLKKAYDDFHPRSKK; encoded by the coding sequence GTGACGAGAGACCTCATCCGCGAATACATCTCGTACGTTCGCGTCGAAAAAGGCCTGGCGAAGAATTCGCTTGAGGCTTATGAGCGCGATCTGCGAAAGCTCGCGGCGTGGGCCGATAAGAACGCACTTGAAATGCTCACGCTTTCGCGGACGGACCTCCGCGAATGGCTTATCGATCTTTCTCGGGCAAAGGTCTCCGAAAACTCCAAGCGGCGGCTGATAAGCGCCATCCGCGGCTTTTACAAGTTCCTCATGACGGACGGGCATATCAGCAAGAGCCCAGCCGAAGACCTCGATACGCCCCAGAAGAGCTTTTACCTGCCGCGTTTTCTTAATCAAACCGAGATCGAACAACTTCTTCTTGCGCCGGACACATCGACCGAAACCGGCCTTCGCGACCGGGCGATCCTTGAATTGATGTATGCCTGCGGGCTTCGTGTATCAGAGGTCGTTAACCTTCAGATCCGCGATGCCGACATCGATGCCGGCATACTCACGACGATCGGCAAAGGCAGCAAGACGCGGAGAATACCGATCGGGACGAGCGCGGTCGAATGGCTCAAAAGCTATCTCGCGCTTCGGCGCAAGCACGAACATGTCGAGATCGAGAACCTCTTCGTTTCAACCCATGGCAGTCCGCTCAACCGACAGGCGATCTACGCTTTTATCAAGGAGTATGCCGAAAGCTGCGGGTTCGAGGGCGTTTCGCCGCACACGCTTCGGCATTCTTTTGCCACGCATCTTATTCAGAACCGCGCCGATATCCGCAGCGTCCAGCAGATGCTCGGCCACGCCGATATCTCGACCACGCAGATCTACACCCACATAACGGACGCCCACCTGAAAAAGGCGTACGACGATTTTCATCCGCGTTCGAAAAAGTGA